The genomic stretch GGAAAGGAGAGAAGAAGAGGGCAGCAGAGAAAaggagagaagaggaggggagcagaggaaaggagagagaggaggggagcagaggaaaggagagagagaggaggggagcagaggaaaggagagagaggaggggagcagaggaaaggagagaagaggaggggagcagaggaaatGAGAGAAGGGGAGAGCAGCAGAAGaacagagagaaggggagggcagcagaggaacagagagaggaggaggagagcagagaaAAGGAGTGGataggaggggagcagaggacaggagagagagaggaggggagcagaggaaaggagagagagaggaggggagcagaggaaaggagagagaggaggggagcagaggaaaggagagagagaggaggggagcagagaaaaggagagagaggaggggagcagaggaaaggagagagaggaggggagcagaggaaaggagagagaggaggggagcagaggaaaggagagaagaggaggggagcagaggaaaggagtgaataggaggggagcagaggaaaggagagagaggaggggagcagaggaaaggagagagagaggaggggagcagaggaaaggagagagaggacggagcagtgcttttcagggctgctagatttgggcacagccagcgccgccatagactgtaatgggaatcagtctatagcggcgctcagtgagtaacttcggctccgtcagaagacagagctgaagtttcttaaaaaataaaataaatcggcCTCCATCAATCACTGGAagtcgaattatttcattcctccactatccatggcggcctggagggggaatagtaattaatacggcccagacttgtgcagaagcaggatcagctatatactgactgtatcctgcgcccaagtctaccggcgcctatttcatatgtatgcgagagaagagggagcagaggaaaggagagagaggaggggagcagaggaaagGAGAGAAGAGGAGGGCAGCAGAAGAAAGGAGTGAAGAGTAGGggagcagaggagaggaggggagcagaATAAAGGAGTGAAGTGGAGGAAAGCAGCGGAatggagagaaggggaggggagtgGAGCAAAGGAGAGAAGAAGAGGAGAGAAGTAGAGGAAAGCagaagagaggaggggaggggaaaagGGGAGAGAAGAAGAGGAGCCCAGAGGAAAGGAGAGAAGAAGAGGGTAGTAGAGGAAAGGAGAGAAGAAGAGGGTAGCAGAGGAAAAGGAGGGAagaagaggagagcagaggaaaggAGGGAAGAAGAGAAGAGCAGAGGAAAGGAGGGAAGAAGAGAAGAGCAGAGGAAAGGAGGGAAGAAGAGAAGAGCAGAGGAAAGGAGGGAAGAGAAGGATAGGAAAGGAGTGAAGAGAAGGGAAGCAGAGAAAAGGAGTGAAGAGGAGGGAAGCAGAGGAAAGGAGTGATAAGGAGGGAAGCAGAAGAAAGGAGAGAAGAAGAGAAGAGCAGAGGAAAGGAGAGAAGAGGAGCAGAGTAAaggagagaagaggaggggagcagaggaaagGAGAGAAGAGCAGGGGAGCAGAGGAAAGGAGAGAAGAGCAGGGGAGCAGAGGAAAGGAGAGAGGAGCATGGGAACAGAGGAAAGGCGAATAGGAGGGGAGAATAGGAGGGCAGAGGAAAGGTGAATAGGCCGAGAGAAGAGAAGGGGAGTGGAGGCAAGGAGAGAAAAGCAggggagcagagccgggacaaggtccttcagcacccagaggctgagacaccaaagtgtgccccctccgtccaacccacccaccccacccaccacacTCTGAGCGCTTTTAGAATAAAAGGCACCCCAaggcctccaacccccccccccccccacacacacacacattaatctctagttatctggcttgcagtcactgccatgtatccccttttcttattcctctctgcttcaaacacagtaggggaatgatagctgagtgagttgtgtgccccctcctacgctgcgccctgaggctggagcctctctctcctctgccttggcccggccctgcagggGAGGAAAGGAGAGAAAAAGAGGGGAGAAGAGGAAAGGAGAGAAGAGCAGGGGAGCAGAGAttagaggagggagcagagaaaggagagaaggagagaggagaAGAGGAAAGGAGAGAAGAGCAGGGGAGCAGAGAttagaggagggagcagagaatGGAGAGAAGAAGAGGGGAGAAGAGGAAAGGAGAGAAGAGGAGGGAAGCCGAGAttagaggagggagcagagaaaGGAGAGAAGAAGAGGGGAGAAGAGGAAAGGAGAGAAGAGCAGGGGAGCAGAGAttagaggagggagcagagaaaggagagaagaagaggggagaagaggaaaggagagaagaggaggggagcCGAGAttagaggagggagcagagaaaggagagaaggatatttgggcgcataacgcggatttccgcggatatccggatccgaaatactgtagctaaggagatgatgtcctggagccaatcagagagctcccagcagaagccctagcaaccaatcacagaggggaaccctggccagccccacctgacctcatggagccaatcagagggctcccagcctaaaccctggcacccaatcacagaaaggaacactggccagcccccccgtataataaggagggctgccatgatgagacatatcatcttagcttgctgaatgctcactgagagacatgctccagtgctggtggcctagcaagagctgtacacagttataaacctaaagctattcagtgatagagatggcccagccttggagaactcatgcagaagcacatgatcagtttgatcagctgatagatttgtacgcctctgatttgctgtgatgacttcctggtttaacacatgattatgaccagcaaatcagagccttacaaatctatcagctgatcaaactgatcatgtgcttctccatgagttctccaaggctgggccatctctaggatTAACCccgtcactactatcactacactattgttaaaacgttaattagcttgattgatgtcattgtatgacagtcagagtgtgtgctccagtgctgctggcctagcagtgataaaccgaaagctgttccagtgattaaccccttcactatcactacgctattgataaataattatttagcttgatgtcatttgtgtgacagtcagagtgtgtgctgcaggcagctgctatgtgtctgtgtgtgtgctgtgcacagaccaggccagctactgcctgctggccagctgttagacttaggtataggttaggttagggattaggggataggattactgtggtattgtgtagttagtactgtagtactgcagtcattgctagtagttgttagagtagtaatactactgtgttagctttctacagaactgctgtgctgtgagcagtggcagtgtgacagttagtgtgcacaagtgtcttctcctctgctgtctgactgtcacttggcacatgtcacgtggcacgtgtcacttggcacttgccacgtggcacttgccatgtgtcacgtgtcacttgtcacgtggcacttgccacatggcacttgccacttgccacgtggcacttgctAAGTGTCATTTGGCACTTGGAACGTGTCACGTAGCacttgccaagtgacacgtgacacgtggcaagtccggcatacattacacctgctgctttgccctgctcctgctgcctatgcagctcccaccgccaggccagggtgccacaggccactgataccacctatatttagcccaaaacacaattgctgcataatgttttggtggtgtcttggctgaaaactgtcatgtcccagttgtgcggttggactttggacacaatgtaggcctaatgttaaatga from Hyperolius riggenbachi isolate aHypRig1 chromosome 2, aHypRig1.pri, whole genome shotgun sequence encodes the following:
- the LOC137544788 gene encoding octapeptide-repeat protein T2-like, encoding MTFLFMRHSSPEPGQGPPAPKAETVTPKIAESKEDSDTKWLKQELQRDPTGKRGKEKRGGQQRKGEKRRGAEERREEEEGSRGKERRRGEQRKGEKRGAEERREEEGSRGKERRKGEQRKGEKKRAAEKRREEEGSRGKEREEGSRGKERERRGAEERRERRGAEERREEEGSRGNERRGEQQKNREKGRRERRGAEKRRERRGAEKRVAEEKEGRRGEQRKGGKKRRAEERREEEKSRGKEGRREEQRKGGKRRIGKE